In bacterium, one genomic interval encodes:
- a CDS encoding carboxymuconolactone decarboxylase family protein produces the protein MTENDQPPTAFLSFVETYPKLGEAWERAREGETDGPLDEKTRRLIKLAVSMGAMRQGAVHSGVRKALRTGVTEEEILQVVALAATTLGFPSAVATFSWIQDVIGD, from the coding sequence TCAGCCCCCAACGGCCTTCCTTTCTTTCGTTGAAACCTATCCGAAGCTGGGAGAAGCGTGGGAGCGTGCTCGCGAGGGGGAAACCGACGGGCCGCTCGATGAGAAGACTCGCCGGCTGATCAAGCTGGCTGTTTCGATGGGCGCGATGCGCCAGGGCGCCGTCCACTCCGGAGTCAGGAAAGCCCTCAGGACGGGCGTGACCGAAGAAGAGATCCTACAGGTCGTTGCTCTGGCAGCCACCACGCTGGGCTTTCCGTCCGCAGTGGCAACGTTTTCGTGGATTCAGGACGTAATCGGCGACTGA